In the genome of Nycticebus coucang isolate mNycCou1 chromosome X, mNycCou1.pri, whole genome shotgun sequence, the window ATTCTTTGAggcgtatttatttatttttatttttgtaatctttgtttatttttgtaatattggAAAATATCTATAACTATACTAAAATCATAGAAATGGACACTTGAAGTGGATAAATGTATGATATGTAAAATTTatctaaataaatacaaacaagtaaacaaatgtAAGGGGCAATAATAGAAAGAATATCTTGAGTTGATTATTTCCTTCCTCCAAGCTGAGCCTATATCTGATGCTTAGTTCCTCCCCTTAGCAAAGGGAAGGGTATTTTTAGCATTCTGCAGAACAAAGCTCACCAGAGCAGAGAGGGTAGAGAGTAGTTCTCTGGGACAAGCCCACAGTTTGGCAGCTTCACTTTGCTCTAAAATCAGGCCTCTGCTCTGGGTCCATAGGCTCACTAAAACTGGTCATAGGTATGCTTTCCCTTCCTTGGCTTTATGTCTCACCTGATAGGCAGCACTTCTGGCTCATATAGCCTGCCCCTCTGACACCCACTCAGGACAATTGTTGCCTTGGCTAAATTGTGACATAAAGGAAAATCATCCCTGAAGTTGCCTCAGCAGTACCTAGACTGccagaaatgagaaaagattaaTGGGTTGATAATGGGGTATTCTGGTGCATTGGACACAATCTGCTAGCTCCACCTGCATGACAGCCTAAGAATTCTGGAATCCTGTGGCTTTAAAACTTCTGAAGGTGCTTTCATCACAAAGTGGCCTAAGTGTTCTTTCCTATGTTGGCGAGGTTCAGGAAAGGACAATGCAGACATGTTTAATCCACATGTATTAGATGTTCCAGCTGTGATTTTTGACAATGGTTCGGGACTCTGCAAAGTAGGCTTTTCTGGAGAGACTGGCCCTCGTCATATTATCAACTCTGTTGTGGGCCATCCTAAAGTTAACATTCCTTCAGAAAGAGCCAATGGGAAGAAGTACTTCGTGGGAGAAGAAGCTCTGTGCAGGTATGAGACATTATCTTTGCACTATCCCATTGAACGTGGGCTTGTAACAGGATGGGATGACATGGAGAAACTCTGGAAACACCTTTTTGAGTGGGAGCTGGGAGTAAAACCCTGTGACCAACCTGTACTCATGACTGAGCCCTCCTTGAACCCTAGGGAGACTCGAGAAAGACTTGCCGAAATGATGTTTGAGAACTTTAATGTGCCTGCTTTCTACCTGTCCAATCATGCCGTGGTAGCTCTCTATGCCTCTGCCTGCGTCACAGGCCTGGTGGTGGACAGTGGACATGGGGTCACCTGCACCGTCCCCATCTTTGAGGGTTATGCTCTGCCTCATGCAGTCACCAAGCTCTATGTGGCAGGGAGGGACATCACAGAGCACCTCACCCGGCTCCTCTTTGCTAGAGGGTGTAAATTTCCTTTCATGTTTAACAAGGCCTTGGTGAATGACATTAAAGAGAAGCTGTGCTACATTGCTTTGGAGCCAGAGAAAGAGCTATGTAAGAAGCCTGAGGAAGTCTTTCGAGAATACAGACTTCCGGATGGGAATATCCTCCACATTGGGGAACAGTTACACCAGGTACCAGAGGTTCTCTTTGCACCTGACCAGCTAGGCATCCACAACCCAGGACTCTCAAAAATGGTCTCCAGCAGCATTATGAGATGTGACACTGATATTCAGAAGAATCTTTTTGCAGAGATTATACTGTGTGGGGGTACCACTCTCTTTCCTGGACTGGAGGAAAGGCTCATGAAAGAACTGGAACAATTGGCTTCCAAAGGGACCCCCATCAAGATCACAGCTTCTCCTGATAGATGTTTCTCTGCATGGATTGGTGCATCCATAATGACCTCTCTAAACACTTTCAAGCAGATGTGGGTCACTTCTCAAGATTTCAAGGAGTTTGGGCCATCTGTGGTTCAAAGAAGATGCTTTTAAAGATCCCTGAGCACAGTCAGATTGCAGGAGTACCATCAGGCAGTTACAGGGTCTCTTGGCCTTCAGCGTAATGTTCAATAAAAGGGTTGTGCCATTGCAGGtttcagtttattctttttttattattattaaatcatagctgtgtacattgatatgatcatggggcatcattcactagcttcacagaccgtttacca includes:
- the LOC128578225 gene encoding actin-related protein T1-like, with the translated sequence MFNPHVLDVPAVIFDNGSGLCKVGFSGETGPRHIINSVVGHPKVNIPSERANGKKYFVGEEALCRYETLSLHYPIERGLVTGWDDMEKLWKHLFEWELGVKPCDQPVLMTEPSLNPRETRERLAEMMFENFNVPAFYLSNHAVVALYASACVTGLVVDSGHGVTCTVPIFEGYALPHAVTKLYVAGRDITEHLTRLLFARGCKFPFMFNKALVNDIKEKLCYIALEPEKELCKKPEEVFREYRLPDGNILHIGEQLHQVPEVLFAPDQLGIHNPGLSKMVSSSIMRCDTDIQKNLFAEIILCGGTTLFPGLEERLMKELEQLASKGTPIKITASPDRCFSAWIGASIMTSLNTFKQMWVTSQDFKEFGPSVVQRRCF